Genomic DNA from Podospora pseudoanserina strain CBS 124.78 chromosome 4, whole genome shotgun sequence:
gggcttccgctccggtaaccgcagtccctaaacactgctgattcaagccatcgtattgccttCGAGaccctgtaatatacagggctcagatacactgtaaaattcacaaacaaaagctgtattttaatataatataagttataatcgttagtatgTAGATTATTATAAATGAAATAAGCTACTgttatatactatttagctgtaccaGACCAGaattatttaaaagtgcctttaaccagtaTCTCTTCCAAAAGTTCTGGATAGAAGTTCGTCACACTACCTAGACAGCTTTTAATCTAAATCTTTATCTAATTCTCAGAGGAAGAGGCAACACGCCTTACGCCACCCTTATTGCCCAGTTACACCTAACTTTCTGCTAACATAAACCCTATATTAAGAGATCTTTGCCCTAAAGTACTAAAGTAAGAGTCTGAGCATAATAATGATTGACTTCaaaattaaagtttatattTAAAGGTTTATTTAGGTTATTAAAGTCGCTTATGCAATAgtattaataaataattttatatatttatttatgATATATCACGAAGGCTTTAGTAGATGCTTGAATCTTAGAGTAAACCtatttactattaatatAAGTACTTTAATTTGTAACAAAAAAGACTTAATTAGAAGTATCTATCCTTATAgaagaaaataaataaaataccACTATTTTTTACCCTGTCAGATTAGAAAGTCACACTAATATTCAAAAAAGCTGCACAAGTGTATAGACTTGTTATGCCCCCACTTCCATCTGTAGATAGATGTTACGCAGAGCACATTTTTTGGGGTGACTCCACTCGACCATCGTCATGTCTCCTCGTGTTCTGTTGAACTTCTCACAGTGCTCGGTTGCCAGGGCACATCCTCTTTCATTGCCCAATGTAGCATCCTACCAACCCTAATCCTATTTTGGAGTTCCCCTGAACGCCCCTAACATGGCTGGCGATATCAGCATGAAGATACCCAGCCACAGAGGGTTTCAGCTCCTCGTTTCAGCCACGGCGTCGCATTCAGGCGTCATCAGCTGCGGTTTGGCGGTTGTGGGGCAGCAACCGCGCAAGCAGAACCCCACCCACGTCCCGCGACACCGGGAACCCCGCCATGAGCTTCAAGGCTCCATCGATAGCTCCCCAACCTGGAAAGTTGCTGGCACAACCAAAACACACCGcaactctccctcccaagtAAACTTAACTTCATAGCCACTCAATCTGCGAGTAattctctcctctctctaTCCATACTTTCCATAATCAGTCGTGATATCACCAAAATGTCTATCGAGCTCGACAAGATCTTCGCCGCGTCCCCGGCGACAACCCGCGGCCAGCCAACCCAGCTCTCGGCCGATCCAAAGGGGGAGCAAATAGCTTTCGCTGTACGTCCCGTTGCTTCTTTATCTTGATATACATCATAATCTCTAATGtacaaccccttcaacagTCCGGCAAATCAATCTTCCTCcgctccctcaccaacccctcctcctccaagcaatacacctcccacaccaccaccaccaccgtagCCAAGTTCTCGCCCTCGGGCTTCTACGTCGCGTCGGGCGACATCTCGGGCAAGATCCGTGTCTGGGACTCGGTCGAGGCAGTCAACACAAAAGGCGAAtaccccatcatctcggGCCGCATCACCGACATCGCCTGGGACGGGGACTCGCAGCGCGTCATCGCCGTCGGTGACGGCCGCGAGAGGTTCGGCCACTGCATCACTGCCGACAGCGGCAACTCGGTCGGCGAGGTGTCCGGGCACAGCAAGGTCATCAACGCGGTGGCGATCCGGCAGCAGCGCCCGCTTCGCGCGGCGACGGTGTCGGACGATGGGAGCATGTGCTTCCTGCATGGCGCGCCGTTCAAGTTCAACAGCAAGGCGACGGGGCTGCACAAGGGGTTTGTTCAGGGGACCGAGTTCAGCCCTGATGGGTCGTGGATGGTGACGGTTGGGAGTGATAAGAGGATTCAGATTTATGACGGCAAGACTGGGGAGCCGCTTaaggtggttggggagggggttcatACAGGGAGTATCTTGGGTGTGAGCTGGAATAAGGACTCGAAGAGGTTTGTGACGGCGAGCGCGGATAAGACGGTTAGGGTGTGGGATGTGCAGTCGGGGGAGAATGTTGCGACGTGGAAGattggtgaggaagggagcTCCAACCCTCAAGATCAGCaagttggtgttgtttggaCTCGTGGGCCGCAGGAAATTATCGTTAGTTTGAGCTTGAGCGGTGATTTGAACTATTTCACCGTTGGCTCTTCTACCCCACAAGAAGTAATTGAAGGCCACAACAAGAGCGTCACCGCGCTTTCGGTCACCTCAAACAGCAACGGAACCAAGGTCACAACTGGCAGCTTCGACGGCAAGGTGGTCGCCTGGGACATTGGGACTGGCGTCGGGAAGGCCCCAGAGGGCGAGGCGCACTCCAACCAAGTCGTTCAGTTCGCCTCGGCCGGTGGCAGGGTCTACAGCGTCGGCTGGGACGACACCCTCCGCATCATCGACGAGGCTACAAACCtgttcctcgcctccccagTGAAGCTCAGCTCACAACCCAAGGGCATCTCGGCGTCTTCGGACGGCACGATCGCGGTCGCTCTCAACTCCAGCATCGCCATCTACGACAGCGACGGCAAACTTCTCGGCGAAACACCCGTAAGTtacacccccaccaccatcgccatcagCGGCTCTTATGTCGCCGTCGGCGCAGACAACAACACGGTCCAGGTATACAACCTCGGCAGCGGAGGCAGCCTCTCCTCGACCGAGAAACTGACcaactccaccgccaccatctcAACACTGTCATTCTCCCCGGAGGGAAAGCACCTCGCGGCGGGTAACTCGTCTGGCAAGATTGTCGTGTATACCACCGGCTCGTGGGAGGTGGCCACCGACAGGTGGTCCTCCCACACGGCGAGGGTGCTGAGCATTGCGTGGAATAAGGCGGGGACGCACGCCGTGTCGGGGGGGTTGGACACGAATGTTTTTGTCTGGAGTTTGGCGAAGCCGGGGAGCAGAGTCAAGGCTGCGAATGCACATAAGGATGGGGTGTATGGGGTTGCgtttgtggagggggatgaaaAGGTTGTGAGCTCGGGTGGCGATGCTGCTGTTAAGGTGTGGAATGTGAAGAATTTGCAGTaaggaggggaaaggaaggaatGAAGCGTTTATGAGTTTATGTATGGTATGGTATATTAATGGTGGTTACCTAGCCGGCGTTACTACTGTTTTTTAATGAGAGTATTAGCTTGTTGTTAATAGATGGAGTTTATGTAGCTCAGGTTGATATGTGTGTGGTATAGGgatgtgatgatggtatTATGAATAACACCTACGCTTATACCAGCCCTAAGGATGATAGGTTGAAAAGCTTACCAATAAAAGTTTGTTCAGTGACCCTTTAATATACTTCTTTAGATTTTGATAGCCTATACCTAttttaaagaaaaaaggtacatggaaaaagaaaatggcaaaaaaaaggcaaacgCTGGAAATCAAATACACTGTGTGACGGACCAGGAGTCGAACCTGGATCTTCGCTCAAACTCGGGAATGTAATAACCGCTATACTACCACGCCACGGAAACACACGAATCTGGTCAAATAATAGTATCAGTAAAAGAATCAAACCACCACGATGACTTCCAACTGATTTGGCAGATGTAGCTACATCTGTAGACGCAAAACGTCACATGGATCTGCTGGACAGCTATGAATCTCTGTACATGAGCAAAGCTACCTTCGACATCCCGCTAAACTCCCTACACATGTTCATCAATGGACCCTCGAGCTACCAGTTGTAGTGTCGGTAATCTGTTCCCTAGACCCGCCGACCCAGTTAGATTGCCCTCTCCCAGTGATCTTTCCCAATAAATCCACATTCAGCCAACTCCCGTCTGTTTCTTTTAGTGTTTACCCTCGGTCTCATGCGGATTTCAACGGTGTCgtgcttcttcctctccattttagctctctctcttctctcgaATTGATCGATTCCGTTCATAGCCACTCTCGTACGTTCCGCAACTGAGATACCAGACTGACGAGATCCATCACAAAGCGTACCCAGATATCACAGTAGGCCCTAGTGGCAATTCCAGCATAGAGTGCGACCATCCAACCAAAGAGGGGCGGCGATTCCAACACAGAGGACCACACCCGACCAGAAGAGAGCGTGTGTAAGGATTAGAAACAGTACCCTCACCAACGCAAAGACTAGTCTGAGGACCCAACAAAGAGCTCTCGCTAGAGACAAGCAAAGGTTGTCGATTAACTTGTCCAGCTTGCCCGCGGGGTTGCAGTCGGTGGTAGCCGGAGATCTCGGCTCTTTCAGCAGTGATGTCTGGCGTCCCAAATCCTGTCGTTCTACTAGTACTGGGCAGTTCAAATCAGACTTCTCCTTGACTGGCGTAGTGTGCCTATATTCTCGCATCGACTCGCTCAGTCGTGCAGAGCACTTCGAGTCCGGTATGCTAGTCTTCACCACAACGGCAACATCACGCTGTCCAATTTGGATTTCCGACACTGTGTCACCGCTGCCATCACTGTTGGATTTCTAGTCCAGTTGCATCCGTGCGGCGTCAAGAGTTGAGCTGCCAGCCCCAGTTCCAGCTTTCTCCCGGGTTTCCTGTCTCTTGTCAAGCGACTCCAGTTGCAGCAAGTGTTTCTTGCGCTCAAACTCCTCTGGATAACACGTCAGTACCACCCAATCGAAGAGCTTGAAGCGTTCTGCCTCCGGGACAGGGAACGGCGCAGGCCTGTATGGGGGAAGGTGGTCCAGCCTGCCTTTTTGGATGAGCTGTAGGACTTTGTCAATGGCatgggggaggttgctgtAGCACTGTTAATTCTGGCTGTACAAGATGTCCGAGCTCCTGGGAATTGAATACTTACTCAACCTTCCCATGAACTGCCCAGCCTTGCCTTTGCACCTCCACAGCAAGCTCCAGTTGGTGATTATCCATCAATGTTGGATTGGGCACCACAATCAAGGGAGCCCCATATCTTCTGACTTCGAGGATGGTTCCCGCACCTGTTTAAATATTAGCTTTCTCAACTCCTGGGTATGAGTGTTAAGCAAAGAGCTCACCTGCGTGCGCAATGACGCACCCTGCCAAGCTCTTGCCTTGCTCGCCACGGCATTCCAGCATATAAGGCTTCAGAACAGGAGCATAGGAGAAGCACTCCACCTGCAAGTCTGCCAGCAACTCCCCTGAGCGCAAGGCCTCGAGTTGAGTCTCAAACCAAGCAAGGTTAGGACCACATTGGACCGTCAACTTCTTAAACCCGGCGACCTGTAGGTGAGTGAGGAAAGGGCCAGTGATGACCTGCTCGAGAAGAGGCAGGAAAGAAGCAATCGAGCCGATGGTGACAAAACAGTTACGCCCAGAGAGGACTGGGGATTCCTCAGTCGAGGCCATTTGGGGGGCAGAactgggtgttgatgttgatgttgaactAGATGCGAGGTCCAAGCAGCGCCCATTGTCTTGACTCCTGTCCGAATCGGGACAGGTGGCGTCCGTGTTAGTGATGGCAGCCGGCAATGTCCCGTTATCGTTATCGGGCATCATATCAATATCGAACGACCTTGAGAGGTTCCTCACACGTTCAGGGTCGGGCTTTTGCTGGGAACCGACGTGGTGAGAGTCCCTTGTCTCGTTGAGGGTCCCAGCTACCGAGTAGGCAGGACTCGGTGGTGTAGCGGCCCTGGAAGTTGAAGTGGTCATGCTGTCGTTGTTTCTTGTGGCTGTTTCTTGTAGCTGTGAGCTAGCCAGTGCGAATGCTGAGGGTGGTCAAGATTAGCTTTGCAATTCCACCAAATTCTGGAAACGAagtgaagagaaggaggtAAAATAAAGTTAAGCTCTCAGTTAAAGAGCAGAAATTTCTTTCATTTGGCCATGAGGGCTCTTGTCACAACACTGGCAAGTACTCGCAACTTGGAATGTGCAAGTCCAAGTGTGGCGCAAAGATGTGGCTCGTGCTCAGCCAAGCTCAGCTCAGCCAGCACCGAGCGGCTGGGCCAAACTCCAAATTTTTGGCGACGAGAAGTTCCGGCCGCGCAGTGGAAGCCCCCCGTGTAAGCACCCCTCCACCGATCCCGACCGACCCCAACTTCCCGGGATGGCTTCCGCCGCCAATTCTCTCCGGCTATGCCTCCGGGCTAGCAGACAATTATCAGTACGACCTGCAGCGTCCCCCCTCCTGCGCCGGGCCTTGACCACAACCGCCCCTCAATGCGCTCGCCCAGGTCGCAAAAAGGGTTGGAAAGACCCCAGCGACAATTTCGAGTTTCCTGAGCCATACGAGGGCAAGGTCTTTCAAGATTTGGGCGAACAGTTGAGGTACTCTCTGGAAAACGACGAGTTGGCCGAGGCCGACCGGGCTGCCGTTCAGCAGGCCCTGGCGAGCTGGGAGAACAAGCCAaacgaggagaagatggaggagcagcagattGTCAAAGAAATTGACAAGGAGTTTGCCCCTCTGAGAGCACCTGTTCGTGCTAGGAGAAATTCTTTCTGGCACGAGGAAGAGCAGGACACCGACTTGATCACCgacgaggttggggaggacgacTTTGAGGAGAATGACATGATGGCTATGGGTCACgccaagctggaggagcacCGCGAGTACAGAGAATACGCACGTATTGCCGTGTGGGAGATGCCATTGCTTTCGAGTATGTGCCTCTGAGTCATGCTGCTGAGAGTATGTGGTACTAACACCCGCCAGGATTCGCAAAGAAGTTCGTGCCGCCCAAGAATAATGAGGTTCTTCGTTTCCGGTACACCACATATATGGGGGAATTCCACCCTGCTGACCGCAAGGTCGTGGTCGAGTTTGACCCCCGGGATTTGTTCGAGCTCACCGAGGTTCAGCGAGACAAGCTTCGCAAACTGGCTGGTGCCAGATACAACCCAGAAAGGGGAATCATCAAAATGAGTTGCGAGAAATTCGAACTCCCAGCCCAGAACAAGCGATGGCTTGGTGACACGATTGCCAAGTTGATCACTGCGGCCAAGGTAGGATGAATCGATCCTCTACCGAGACCATAATGCTGATCAAATCATCTAGGACCCCACGGATACGTTTGAGGACATCCCCTTGGACACCCGGCACCACAAGTTCAAGAGCATCCCGAAGTACCCCAAGGAGTGGTACATGTCAAACCAACGAAGGCAGCAGCTCTTGGCTCAGAGGCGAGAGTCTTTGAAGCTGGATCATAACAAGAGACAGAACAGTCAACTGATTGATGGTGTAAAAGTGATCCAACAGGGCGCGCTTTCTACGCTCTCTGCGtcgaaggagaaggagcccGTGGCAGTGCGGGTCAAGCCTCTATAGAGAGAGGGTGCGAGAGGGTTCTCACCCGGCGCCACTACCGTCAGTTGCCTGGTGGTATGCTGGTTGGCGGCTGTCGTAGTTGGAGCGGAAAATGTACATCATCTGTAAAAAGTAAAGAGACCATGTCAAATGTGTATAATAGACGATTAGTATTGACTGCCGGTGTTGAAGGTTAAGGGGCGACCCCTGAAGCAAGCCTTGcacccccacaacccctaACCCTATCGGTTTCTCTCGTTAAAATCTCAACGGGTTGCCAACTTGGCTTGCCAGAGACGTCAAGCATGAACCTGGTACCTGGGAGGCTCCGAAACGGGCCCACGTCCCGACCGGAGTATATCCACGAATGCTTATCAAGCTGGCGGGTTTCTCACTTCGGGAATTAAAAAGAAACCGTCGATCGGAATTCTTCGCTTTTTGGAGCAGTTCTGGCTCCTCGAACAATCAAATGTTTGAAGGTGAGAGCCTCGGCAGCCCTTTGTCTTTGAGAGGGTGGGGTAGCATCCAGCACCAAACGTTTGGGCCAACTTGTGCCACTCGACTTGTGAGACTCGAGAGGGGGATGCTGCAGATGACCCCTGCATGCAGATGGTTAGTTGACTTCCATTGCAGTTCACACAGAGGATGCCATCTCAGCCTTCTATAAACTTGATCTCCTTTGGGATCCCCCGAACGTTTCACTGAATGGAAAGATAGTACACGTGTCGCCCACGTCTTGTCTGCTGCAACGCAAATCTAAAGACTGAACTCCGCCGAGAGTTCATGACAATATACCTAAGGCCCTTCTAGAAATGTTCAACACCACGTAGAGGCCGATGTAATTAGCGGCGGGCATGATGGGATGGCAAAGGGGTGCTAGTGCAGCGCAAAGATGGGGTAGCACTCTGGGCGGCGAGAGGTGCCTCGGCTCCATCCACTTATTTTGATTAGGGATGCATCGGATTTCGATCGCATGcatgtttctttttcttggaAGGTCAGCCCTCCGGTGCCGTTCCTGCTTCTGGATAAAGACCCTGCTCCTGTGATGATTTTGGGACTGCCTACCTAGCTGTTGAAAGCTCTTGTTTCTGCCACCTtttgcttctcctcctttttctttcaaacttccaggttgtctgCTTCCATTCTCTCCACCTCTTTTGCGCCAGTTCATCGACCCTGCGCCAGAACCGAGCGGACCGACGCACGCACGCACGCACGTGAAAGCCACCGGCGGGAAGAGACACACGACACAAGATGGCTACCAAAGCTCCCGAGTTCCAGGCCACGGCCCTGGAGGCCATTCCCAAGATCGCCAGCCTCGCTCGCGGTCAGTTCCGCACTCACAAGACCAAGAACGTCGAATGGCGCAAGACGCAGCTTCGCAAACTCTACTGGGCCCTCGAGGACTTTAAGCCCCAGCTCGTTGAGGCGCTCAAGAGCGATCTTGGAAAGTCTAGCTTCGAGGCCCTCCTCACAGAGGTAGactgggtgaagaaggactGCATGTGGATGCTCGACCATCTCGACAGCTTTGTCAAAGACCAGAAGCTGGGCTCTCCCGATGTCCCCGCCACTTATTCCATTATGAACTTTCGCGTCAAGAAGGAGCCCCTCGGAaccgtcctcatcatcggcccCTACAACTACcccatccagctccttctgTGCCCTCTTGTtggcgccatcgccgccggcTGTACCGCCGTCCTCAAGCCCTCCGAGCTCACCCCCGCGTGCGCCATGTGGACCAAGGAGCTGATCGAGAAGCGCCTCGACTCTGGATCCTTCTCGGTTGTCAACGGTGCCATCCCCGAGACCAACGCGCTCATGGCCGAGAAGTGGGACAAGATTTTCTTCACCGGCAGCGCCCAGGTCGGCTCCATCATTGCCCAAAAGGCTGCCCAGACACTCACCCCCGTTgtcctcgagctcggcggcaAGAACCCCgccttcatcaccaagaacTGCGGCAACTTGGCCCTGGCGGCCAGGAGACTCCTCTGGGGCAAGACCCAGAACGCCGGTCAGGTCTGCATGTCCCAGAACTATGTTCTCATCGACAAGGACCTCGTGCCTACTTTTATCGAGTTCCTCAAGGTCGCCTACAAGGACATGTTCCCCAACGGTGCCAAGGCCAGCCCCGATCTTTCGCGCATTGTGAACAAGAGGCACTTCCACCGCATTAAGAAGATGTTGGATGACACCCAGGGCAAAATCGTCAtgggtggtgagctggatgagaGTGAGCTGTACATTGAGCCCACGGCTGTGCTGGTCAACTCTGTAAACGACTCGATGATGCAGGAGGAGTCTTTTGGTCCTATTTTCTCCATTTACCCGGTCAACACTTTGGATGAGGCGCTCAACATTGCCAACTTGATCCACAAGACGCCTTTGTCGCTGTTTACTTTTGGTAACAAGGCTGAGAACAACAGAAGCACGCGCCCCTTTTCTACCCCTTGACCATGACAAATAGCTAACGACATCCAGTTCTCAACGAGATGACCTCGGGCGGTGCGACCATCAACGACGGCTTCTTCCACGGCGCGGTCAACACGGTCCCCtttggcggcgttggcgatTCCGGCTGGGGTGCTTACCGCGGCAAGGCCTCCTTCGACTCCTTCACCCACTTCCGCACCATCGCCGAGACGCCCGGCtgggccgagaagctcatccGCGTGCGGTACATGCCCTACGACTTCAAggccctcgccttcctcaaccgcctcACCGAGAAGTCGCCCAACTTTGACCGCAGCGGCAAGGTCGTCAAGGGGTTCGGCTATTGGATCAAGTTTCTGTTTGGTCTGGGCGGCAAGAGCGCCAAAGGTGCGTTCTTGAGGTGGCTTGTTGTCTTGGCGGCTCACTACATGTACACGAACCGATCCTAAGGATTCGGTGATTTGTGACTTTTGTACAGGGTtgttttgggtgttttgttttAGCCTTGCTTTTTTGCGATTCCCCCCTGTGTCATGTTATACTCCCGATGAGAAGAAATGAAAATGAGAAGAAATGGTTTCTaatgattttttttttttgctgtgtTTATAGACGACGATTATGAGAGACTCTCTTCCGAAGCTTGATGTTAGCGGACCACTTTTTGACCCAAGAGCCGAGCGACCACctttccaaccaccacaccaaccgAACCGAACTGGATGAACTTGCATCGGCCAAGCTTCCTTCCAAGACACATATTACTACctaatcttttttttataccTCGTGCTGTACTATCACCATTACTTGTACTATATGGGCTGGCATatacttttttcttctgtcttttttttttgttctttttttgaaTTTCATGAAAGGCGGCAGGTGGAAAAAGAAACGGCTCAGGCTATTAGGCTTGATGGTCATGGAACAGAATACCGGTTCTTTTTTTCAGGCATTTACAACATCATATATGTATTACCTACACAAGCAGGCGTGGCATATTTTCATGGCGTGTCTGCTGCGGAGGGAGTAAATTATATCTTCTTTTTGATATCATATGCCAAGTTGTCTTGTGAATGGGTGTAACATGCATGCCCAACCTGAGCGTTCCTTTTTACATTATCtatccaccccccttttccgaTCAATTCCTCAACGCTCTtgtcaactcctcccccctctgcccACCCAAATAGATATCCTCcgcccccgtctcccccaaCATGGCCATCTCACAAGCCTCGGCATACCCCCGTATCACCatatcctcatccaccctgCACCCATTCTCCACCAACGCCGTCACGACGTTCCTCAGTCTGGCAATCTCCCTCATGGTAGCGCTGTCAATAAAGTCATTCTGACTGCTGTACACCCCCGCGCTGACACTCTCCTCCATATTCGTAATCCCCATATGCttctgctccagctccttggccACCTGCTCAATATGCTTGCTGATCCAGACGTAACCATTCACCCCCAGTATAACAtccatcttcccccctccGTTCTGCCCCTCCATCGTCCAGACCTGTCTCCTCGACCGTACCACCCCGGACCCGCCGCCCTGCCCAGAAAGAGCAACAAACAGCCCGTTGCGGAGTTTTCCGTATTTGAGCGAGCGCGTGTGGAGGACTGCGCCTCCGTCCTGGAAGAGCTGCTGCACTtcggcgacgacgaggtcgCCCTCGGCGAAGAAGGTGCGGATTTGGAGCTCGTCGGTTTCTGTGCGCTTGCGGAGGATGCCgccggggaggttgatggctgagagggggagggaggcgagctGGATCGAGTTGATGTCTACGCGCCAGCGCTTGGCTTGGACTTCGAGGACGCGGCCTACTACTAGGTCGCCTACCTCGGGGGTGTAGCGGGCGCGGAGGGGGGAGACGGAGATGAGCTTGTTGGTgcgggtggtgatgccggcgagggaggaggtgatgtttGTGGTGCTGGGGGGGATGTAGGTGCCGTGGCCGCGCATCCATTGGTGGTctggggtgatgagggtgccgggggtgacgaggttggtgaagagggggttgttgggggggtgggtggatttttggtgggaggggaggccgagggaggcGAAGTCGAGGTgggcgcctcctccgccatcgtCGCTGGAGAGCTCGGAGTCGGCGTCGGAGATGTcgtggggggaagggggtgggtgggagggtttgggggggaggattgtGATGGGCATTTTCTTGTGAGTGAGACCTCGGGGGTCTGATAGTGAGGTGGGGTGAGATGAAACTTCGATTTTTGGAAGGATTGATGAAATTGATACGGTGGCGGTTTGAAAGGTATCTCTAGACTCTCAAACGTCGAAATTATTTTGCTGTTGTAGAGTTGGGTTGTGAATTAAATGAGATGAGTGCTTTCTACTTCCTCACATCTCAAAAGCGATGTGAAGCTCGAGCCTCCAAAATTCAGTTTCCACACTTCCGTTTCCCGAACGGTAGCTAGCCAAACAATGCCCCACCCCCGGATTTTCTCCGTTTTTGATTCTAGCTTTTCTGCAGCTTTTCTTGCCTGCCGCCGCAAGTCCCGCTAATGCTTTCCCGCCCTCGCTTCTCGTTCGTGACCCGAATCCGTCATCTCATCCCGTCACTGATCACAAGCAGCTTCCTTGATTGATCGGTTGATTGATCATGACCTCTTCTTTCCTGCTGTAGCTCATGAGGCGACCGCCCTGAACCGTCCCCAGCTTCACATGGCTGGGACACTGCCGGATATTACATGTTttctacaacaacaacaactgcaaAGCCAACACCGATTATGACTCTGCTGCTACGAGGGCCCTGTCGCCTGCTCGCCCCCCACAGACATGCGACATGCCGTCCCCGCGCAGGGGCAGTCtgcacatcaccaccatcgtcacGGTTCATAGCTTTACCACAACGCCGAAatgcctcttcttccaccgaCAACAATGCGCAACAGCaggccccctccccctctcctgccCCGCGACGAACTCGCCCGAAAAcagccctcttct
This window encodes:
- the HFD1 gene encoding Hexadecenal dehydrogenase (COG:C; EggNog:ENOG503NV38), which translates into the protein MATKAPEFQATALEAIPKIASLARGQFRTHKTKNVEWRKTQLRKLYWALEDFKPQLVEALKSDLGKSSFEALLTEVDWVKKDCMWMLDHLDSFVKDQKLGSPDVPATYSIMNFRVKKEPLGTVLIIGPYNYPIQLLLCPLVGAIAAGCTAVLKPSELTPACAMWTKELIEKRLDSGSFSVVNGAIPETNALMAEKWDKIFFTGSAQVGSIIAQKAAQTLTPVVLELGGKNPAFITKNCGNLALAARRLLWGKTQNAGQVCMSQNYVLIDKDLVPTFIEFLKVAYKDMFPNGAKASPDLSRIVNKRHFHRIKKMLDDTQGKIVMGGELDESELYIEPTAVLVNSVNDSMMQEESFGPIFSIYPVNTLDEALNIANLIHKTPLSLFTFGNKAENNRILNEMTSGGATINDGFFHGAVNTVPFGGVGDSGWGAYRGKASFDSFTHFRTIAETPGWAEKLIRVRYMPYDFKALAFLNRLTEKSPNFDRSGKVVKGFGYWIKFLFGLGGKSAKGAFLRWLVVLAAHYMYTNRS
- the RSM24 gene encoding 37S ribosomal protein S24, mitochondrial (EggNog:ENOG503P1QX; BUSCO:EOG09264KIV; COG:J), with protein sequence MASAANSLRLCLRASRQLSVRPAASPLLRRALTTTAPQCARPGRKKGWKDPSDNFEFPEPYEGKVFQDLGEQLRYSLENDELAEADRAAVQQALASWENKPNEEKMEEQQIVKEIDKEFAPLRAPVRARRNSFWHEEEQDTDLITDEVGEDDFEENDMMAMGHAKLEEHREYREYARIAVWEMPLLSRFAKKFVPPKNNEVLRFRYTTYMGEFHPADRKVVVEFDPRDLFELTEVQRDKLRKLAGARYNPERGIIKMSCEKFELPAQNKRWLGDTIAKLITAAKDPTDTFEDIPLDTRHHKFKSIPKYPKEWYMSNQRRQQLLAQRRESLKLDHNKRQNSQLIDGVKVIQQGALSTLSASKEKEPVAVRVKPL
- the AIP1 gene encoding WD40 repeat-like protein (COG:Z; EggNog:ENOG503NVTV; BUSCO:EOG092619L1); amino-acid sequence: MSIELDKIFAASPATTRGQPTQLSADPKGEQIAFASGKSIFLRSLTNPSSSKQYTSHTTTTTVAKFSPSGFYVASGDISGKIRVWDSVEAVNTKGEYPIISGRITDIAWDGDSQRVIAVGDGRERFGHCITADSGNSVGEVSGHSKVINAVAIRQQRPLRAATVSDDGSMCFLHGAPFKFNSKATGLHKGFVQGTEFSPDGSWMVTVGSDKRIQIYDGKTGEPLKVVGEGVHTGSILGVSWNKDSKRFVTASADKTVRVWDVQSGENVATWKIGEEGSSNPQDQQVGVVWTRGPQEIIVSLSLSGDLNYFTVGSSTPQEVIEGHNKSVTALSVTSNSNGTKVTTGSFDGKVVAWDIGTGVGKAPEGEAHSNQVVQFASAGGRVYSVGWDDTLRIIDEATNLFLASPVKLSSQPKGISASSDGTIAVALNSSIAIYDSDGKLLGETPVSYTPTTIAISGSYVAVGADNNTVQVYNLGSGGSLSSTEKLTNSTATISTLSFSPEGKHLAAGNSSGKIVVYTTGSWEVATDRWSSHTARVLSIAWNKAGTHAVSGGLDTNVFVWSLAKPGSRVKAANAHKDGVYGVAFVEGDEKVVSSGGDAAVKVWNVKNLQ
- the ALG13 gene encoding N-acetylglucosaminyldiphosphodolichol N-acetylglucosaminyltransferase catalytic subunit alg13 (EggNog:ENOG503P3K1; BUSCO:EOG092658CI; COG:S) — its product is MTTSTSRAATPPSPAYSVAGTLNETRDSHHVGSQQKPDPERVRNLSRSFDIDMMPDNDNGTLPAAITNTDATCPDSDRSQDNGRCLDLASSSTSTSTPSSAPQMASTEESPVLSGRNCFVTIGSIASFLPLLEQVITGPFLTHLQVAGFKKLTVQCGPNLAWFETQLEALRSGELLADLQVECFSYAPVLKPYMLECRGEQGKSLAGCVIAHAGAGTILEVRRYGAPLIVVPNPTLMDNHQLELAVEVQRQGWAVHGKVDNLPHAIDKRSLSARNTCCNWSRLTRDRKPGRKLELGLAAQLLTPHGCNWTRNPTVMAAVTQCRKSKLDSVMLPLW
- the rrp4 gene encoding Exosome complex component rrp4 (BUSCO:EOG09263IQ5; EggNog:ENOG503NWAX; COG:J), producing the protein MPITILPPKPSHPPPSPHDISDADSELSSDDGGGGAHLDFASLGLPSHQKSTHPPNNPLFTNLVTPGTLITPDHQWMRGHGTYIPPSTTNITSSLAGITTRTNKLISVSPLRARYTPEVGDLVVGRVLEVQAKRWRVDINSIQLASLPLSAINLPGGILRKRTETDELQIRTFFAEGDLVVAEVQQLFQDGGAVLHTRSLKYGKLRNGLFVALSGQGGGSGVVRSRRQVWTMEGQNGGGKMDVILGVNGYVWISKHIEQVAKELEQKHMGITNMEESVSAGVYSSQNDFIDSATMREIARLRNVVTALVENGCRVDEDMVIRGYAEACEMAMLGETGAEDIYLGGQRGEELTRALRN